One segment of Thermodesulfobacteriota bacterium DNA contains the following:
- the gatC gene encoding Asp-tRNA(Asn)/Glu-tRNA(Gln) amidotransferase subunit GatC, with product MKISRDAVRRVAELARLEFKEEELEKFTEQLGNILEHIDELNELDTSHVEPTFHVLDISTPVREDEVKPWLSPDEALENAPHREDDFFSVPKVIED from the coding sequence ATGAAAATTTCAAGAGACGCTGTGCGCCGTGTAGCCGAGCTTGCCAGGTTGGAGTTTAAAGAAGAGGAGCTTGAGAAATTTACCGAGCAGCTAGGAAATATATTAGAGCATATAGACGAGCTGAATGAACTCGATACCTCTCATGTAGAGCCTACTTTTCATGTCCTCGATATCTCGACGCCGGTTAGGGAGGATGAGGTAAAGCCGTGGCTGAGCCCGGACGAGGCTCTGGAGAACGCCCCCCATAGAGAGGATGATTTTTTCTCGGTGCCTAAGGTTATCGAAGATTGA
- the gatA gene encoding Asp-tRNA(Asn)/Glu-tRNA(Gln) amidotransferase subunit GatA gives MDLPFHTIREISDLIQKKEVSPVELAEAVIKRIEEVDIRVNSYITTLKDEAISSAKEAEDLISSGKYKGPLHGVPIGLKDIFCMKGVKTTCGSKILENFISPYDATVTQKLKEAGAVILGKNNMDEFAMGSSTENSYFGPTRNPWDLERVPGGSSGGSAAAVSSSLCFASIGTDTGGSIRQPAALCGIVGIKPTYGRVSRFGMIAFASSLDQAGPLTKTVEDAALILNVISGKDSRDSTSVNIPVPDYTTHIRDDIKGVKVGVPKEYFIEGIDAEIEKEVRKAIALIEDLGAKVEEISLPHTRYAVSAYYILAPSEASSNLARYDGVKYGFRVSDARSLMDMYVRTRARGFGNEVKRRIMIGTYALSSGYYDAYYLKAQRVRTLIRRDFEEAFKRVDVIVTPTSPEAAFKIGEKSDDPLKMYLSDIFTIPCNLAGLPGISIPCGFTSGGLPIGLQILGKPFDEETILRVAYNYELHTNWKEKRPPI, from the coding sequence ATGGATTTACCGTTTCATACGATCAGGGAAATTTCAGACTTGATCCAGAAAAAAGAGGTATCCCCGGTCGAGCTGGCCGAAGCGGTCATAAAAAGAATAGAAGAGGTTGATATTAGGGTAAATTCCTATATAACCACACTCAAGGATGAGGCCATAAGTTCGGCGAAGGAAGCAGAGGATCTCATTTCCTCGGGTAAATATAAAGGACCGCTCCATGGAGTTCCGATTGGACTCAAGGACATCTTTTGCATGAAAGGAGTAAAAACAACGTGCGGCTCTAAAATTCTGGAGAACTTCATCTCTCCTTATGATGCCACGGTCACTCAGAAACTTAAAGAAGCGGGGGCGGTAATTCTAGGAAAAAACAACATGGATGAGTTTGCTATGGGCTCATCAACGGAAAACTCCTATTTCGGGCCCACCAGAAATCCCTGGGACCTAGAGCGGGTTCCCGGTGGTTCAAGCGGCGGTTCTGCCGCGGCGGTTTCTTCCTCTCTTTGTTTCGCATCTATCGGAACCGATACCGGCGGTTCCATAAGACAGCCGGCGGCACTCTGCGGGATCGTTGGAATCAAGCCTACCTACGGAAGAGTAAGCAGGTTTGGGATGATCGCATTTGCCTCTTCCCTAGACCAGGCTGGCCCCTTGACTAAGACCGTAGAGGATGCTGCTCTTATCCTGAACGTGATATCGGGAAAAGATTCTAGAGATTCAACTTCTGTTAATATTCCGGTCCCTGATTACACTACGCATATAAGGGATGATATCAAGGGTGTTAAGGTCGGCGTTCCCAAGGAGTATTTTATAGAGGGGATTGATGCCGAGATAGAGAAAGAGGTGCGAAAGGCAATTGCTCTCATCGAGGATTTGGGCGCGAAAGTGGAGGAAATTTCTCTTCCTCACACCCGATATGCCGTCTCTGCTTATTACATACTTGCTCCCTCTGAGGCCAGCTCAAATTTGGCCCGGTATGACGGGGTGAAGTACGGCTTTCGGGTCTCCGATGCCCGGTCTCTCATGGATATGTACGTCAGAACTAGGGCTCGGGGTTTTGGCAACGAGGTTAAAAGGAGGATAATGATCGGGACCTATGCCCTTTCTTCGGGATATTATGATGCGTATTATCTAAAAGCTCAGAGGGTGAGAACGTTGATCAGGAGGGATTTTGAGGAGGCTTTTAAGAGGGTAGATGTGATTGTGACCCCGACGTCGCCAGAAGCCGCTTTCAAAATCGGTGAGAAATCAGATGACCCGCTTAAGATGTATCTTTCAGACATTTTCACAATACCGTGCAATCTGGCTGGTCTTCCCGGTATCTCCATTCCTTGCGGGTTTACTTCCGGCGGATTGCCAATAGGCCTTCAGATTCTGGGAAAGCCATTTGATGAAGAAACAATTCTTAGAGTAGCCTATAATTATGAGCTTCATACGAATTGGAAGGAAAAAAGACCCCCGATTTAA
- the rsmI gene encoding 16S rRNA (cytidine(1402)-2'-O)-methyltransferase: MKGKLYIVSTPIGNLEDITFRALRILREVDIIACEDTRVTKKLIFHHQILKPLTSYHEHNEIEKAEELVALLESGKNVALVSDAGTPGVSDPGYRLVKLASEKGIEVIPVPGPSAAIAALSVSGLPTSSFAFFGFLPKSSKKRREFLEEIREHTETLIFYESPNRILETLKGILEVLGDRQVSVSRELTKMFEESVKGSISKVVKILEERNKLKGEFTIVVEGRSDEEKEASSDIIKDQLKTCKDKGFTLKDSVKEVSQKCKVSKSKVYKEALKVWGKV; encoded by the coding sequence ATGAAAGGCAAACTTTATATCGTATCTACCCCTATAGGCAACCTTGAGGATATAACATTCCGAGCGCTGAGGATTTTAAGGGAAGTGGACATTATCGCTTGCGAGGATACTAGGGTTACAAAAAAGCTCATTTTCCATCATCAAATACTGAAGCCGCTGACCAGCTATCACGAGCATAACGAGATAGAAAAGGCAGAGGAACTTGTAGCGCTCTTAGAATCCGGGAAAAACGTCGCTTTGGTCTCAGACGCCGGAACGCCGGGGGTTTCAGACCCGGGATATAGACTGGTAAAGCTCGCCTCGGAAAAGGGCATCGAGGTAATTCCGGTGCCCGGCCCATCGGCAGCAATAGCCGCGCTTAGCGTGTCTGGGCTTCCCACATCAAGCTTTGCCTTTTTCGGATTTCTTCCTAAATCTAGCAAAAAAAGAAGGGAATTCCTGGAAGAGATCCGGGAACACACGGAGACACTCATATTCTATGAATCTCCTAATAGAATCCTAGAAACTCTAAAGGGTATCCTCGAAGTTCTAGGAGACAGACAGGTCTCCGTAAGCCGGGAGCTTACCAAGATGTTTGAGGAATCGGTGAAGGGAAGTATTAGTAAGGTGGTCAAGATACTAGAGGAAAGGAATAAATTAAAAGGGGAATTTACGATTGTGGTAGAGGGTAGAAGCGATGAAGAAAAAGAAGCCTCTTCCGACATTATAAAAGATCAGCTTAAAACCTGTAAAGATAAAGGATTCACCTTAAAGGATTCTGTCAAAGAAGTCTCACAAAAATGTAAGGTTTCTAAAAGCAAGGTTTACAAGGAAGCGCTTAAGGTTTGGGGGAAAGTTTGA
- the rpsB gene encoding 30S ribosomal protein S2, with protein sequence MAEETQVSEVISMKQLLEAGVHFGHQVSHWNPRMKPYIFGSRNGIHIIDLQQTVTFFKKAYNFARDIVADGGEVLFVGTKKQAQGIIAEEAIRCGMPFVNTRWLGGTLTNFNTIRGRVDYLLELKKLEEEGQMDLLPKNEAKGLKRQIQKLEYLLNGIVNMRRYPEAMFIVDAKKEYIAVREARKLGIPIIAVIDTNCDPSNADFIIPSNDDAIRAIKLFASRIADACIEGKHIYEQRVLAGEIAKPEAEQAPLIVERKVFVFKEYGEDEKDKESTSVAVSEGPSEADYQETFEEESE encoded by the coding sequence ATGGCGGAAGAAACTCAAGTTAGTGAAGTTATAAGCATGAAACAACTGCTCGAAGCGGGCGTTCACTTTGGGCATCAGGTAAGTCACTGGAATCCCAGAATGAAACCATACATATTCGGGAGCAGGAATGGAATCCATATAATAGACCTTCAACAGACTGTGACCTTTTTTAAGAAGGCTTATAACTTCGCTAGGGACATTGTTGCCGATGGCGGGGAAGTTTTATTCGTGGGGACAAAAAAGCAAGCTCAAGGGATCATTGCCGAAGAAGCAATCAGATGCGGGATGCCCTTCGTCAATACCAGATGGTTGGGTGGTACACTCACCAATTTCAATACGATAAGAGGGAGGGTTGACTATCTCCTCGAACTGAAGAAATTGGAGGAGGAGGGGCAGATGGACCTTCTGCCGAAAAACGAAGCCAAGGGGCTAAAGAGGCAGATTCAAAAATTGGAGTATCTGTTGAATGGGATAGTCAATATGAGAAGATACCCGGAGGCAATGTTCATCGTCGATGCCAAAAAAGAATATATAGCCGTCAGGGAAGCCAGAAAACTGGGGATTCCGATCATAGCGGTGATAGACACTAATTGCGACCCGTCCAATGCCGATTTTATAATACCCAGTAATGATGATGCTATAAGGGCGATTAAGTTATTTGCTTCACGCATTGCTGACGCCTGTATAGAAGGGAAACATATATATGAACAGAGGGTGTTGGCCGGAGAGATAGCTAAGCCAGAGGCGGAACAGGCTCCATTGATCGTGGAGAGAAAGGTATTCGTGTTCAAGGAATACGGGGAGGATGAGAAGGACAAGGAGTCAACATCGGTGGCGGTATCCGAGGGCCCATCAGAAGCCGACTACCAGGAGACTTTCGAGGAGGAATCTGAATAA
- the tsf gene encoding translation elongation factor Ts, which translates to MADVKAQMVKEIRDRTGAPFLDCKKALEETGGDYEKAVEILRIKGLTKAAKKVGRETPEGIITSYIHPGGKIGVMVEVNCETDFVARNEEFQAFTKEIAMQIAAANPSFIKREDVPESVIQKEKEVMKAQVIESGKPANVADKIVQGKIEKFYEEICLLEQTYIRDPKIKVLDLLNSLVAKIGENIVIRRFTRYQLGEPID; encoded by the coding sequence ATGGCAGATGTAAAAGCACAAATGGTAAAAGAGATAAGGGATAGAACGGGCGCTCCATTTCTTGATTGTAAGAAAGCTCTTGAGGAAACGGGCGGTGATTACGAGAAAGCTGTGGAAATTCTGAGGATAAAGGGCCTCACCAAAGCGGCAAAAAAGGTGGGAAGAGAGACACCGGAAGGAATAATAACCTCTTATATACACCCCGGAGGAAAAATCGGTGTAATGGTTGAGGTAAACTGTGAAACTGATTTTGTGGCAAGAAATGAGGAGTTCCAGGCATTCACCAAAGAGATTGCCATGCAAATCGCTGCAGCAAATCCCAGCTTTATCAAGAGGGAGGATGTACCCGAGTCAGTAATCCAAAAGGAAAAGGAAGTAATGAAAGCTCAGGTAATAGAATCGGGGAAGCCAGCAAACGTTGCGGATAAGATTGTTCAGGGGAAGATCGAGAAGTTCTATGAAGAAATTTGTCTGTTGGAACAAACCTACATCAGGGACCCTAAGATAAAGGTCCTAGATCTTTTAAACTCTCTCGTGGCAAAGATAGGGGAGAATATCGTGATAAGACGATTTACCAGATATCAACTGGGGGAGCCGATTGATTAA
- the pyrH gene encoding UMP kinase, with amino-acid sequence MNSVDPLPKPKYKRVLLKLSGEALQGPENYGIGLEILETISEEIVEIHALGIETAVVIGGGNIFRGVAGAATGMDRATADYMGMLATVINALALQDSIERKGIMTRVQTALEIKQVAEPYIRRRAIRHLEKGRVVILAAGTGNPFFTTDTAATLRALEIGADVILKATKVDGVYDRDPVKHKDAIKFEELSFMEVLRKELKIMDATAISLCMQGNIPIVVFNLFEHGNIKRIIMGEEIGTIVRSG; translated from the coding sequence ATGAATTCGGTAGACCCATTGCCAAAACCTAAATATAAAAGGGTTCTTCTTAAGCTGAGTGGAGAGGCGCTCCAAGGCCCAGAAAATTACGGGATAGGTCTTGAAATACTGGAAACTATTTCTGAGGAGATAGTGGAGATACATGCCCTGGGGATTGAAACTGCGGTAGTGATTGGCGGTGGCAATATCTTTCGGGGAGTTGCTGGTGCGGCAACCGGTATGGATAGGGCTACTGCGGATTATATGGGAATGCTAGCTACAGTCATTAATGCTCTAGCCCTTCAGGATTCAATAGAAAGGAAGGGGATAATGACCAGGGTTCAGACTGCTCTGGAAATCAAGCAGGTGGCAGAGCCGTATATAAGGAGAAGAGCGATAAGACATCTAGAGAAGGGTAGGGTAGTTATACTTGCTGCCGGTACCGGAAATCCATTTTTCACGACTGACACGGCAGCCACGCTTCGAGCGCTTGAGATTGGGGCTGATGTGATCCTCAAAGCAACGAAGGTGGATGGAGTGTATGACAGAGACCCGGTTAAGCATAAGGATGCCATCAAATTCGAGGAACTCAGTTTTATGGAGGTTTTGAGGAAAGAATTAAAAATCATGGATGCGACAGCCATCTCTCTTTGCATGCAGGGAAATATTCCCATTGTGGTCTTCAACCTCTTCGAGCATGGGAACATAAAGAGGATTATAATGGGAGAGGAAATAGGGACTATAGTAAGGAGTGGGTGA
- the frr gene encoding ribosome recycling factor, with the protein MNDILEDAKKRMAKSISVLESELAKVRTGRASTALVDHIKVDYYGTQTPVSQMATVSVPESRTIVIQPWDISAIPNIEKAIRQSDLGINPSNDGKVIRIIIPVLTEERRRELVKYVGKVAEEYRITIRQIRKDTNNLIKELEKEKKVPEDEVKRSLNKIQETTDNYIKKVNEILERKEKEIMEF; encoded by the coding sequence ATTAATGATATTCTGGAAGATGCAAAAAAAAGGATGGCTAAGTCCATAAGCGTACTCGAGTCGGAACTAGCTAAGGTGAGAACGGGTAGAGCCTCTACCGCGCTTGTCGATCATATAAAAGTTGATTACTATGGGACGCAAACACCTGTAAGTCAAATGGCCACCGTTTCTGTCCCGGAATCTAGGACTATAGTAATTCAACCTTGGGACATCAGTGCGATACCCAATATCGAAAAGGCGATCAGGCAATCTGACCTGGGTATAAATCCGTCCAACGACGGAAAAGTGATAAGAATAATCATACCGGTGCTCACCGAAGAGAGAAGAAGAGAGTTGGTAAAATACGTGGGTAAGGTAGCCGAAGAGTATAGGATAACTATAAGACAGATAAGGAAAGACACTAATAATCTAATTAAAGAATTGGAAAAGGAGAAGAAAGTCCCGGAAGACGAAGTAAAAAGAAGCCTCAACAAGATCCAAGAAACTACGGATAACTATATTAAAAAGGTAAATGAGATTCTGGAAAGAAAAGAGAAAGAAATCATGGAGTTTTAA